The genomic DNA AAGTCCGCCAAGCCCGCCGCGCCGTCCAAGGCTCCTGCCAAGAGCAAGACAGTTGGTGCGAGCGCCCCTTCATCCAAACCGGCCGACCCCCGCGCCGCGCCACCTGCACCACCGACTCCCATGAAAAAAACGGCTGCCGCCTCTGCCTCCTCTTCCGCCACGGCGACACCTTCGATATCCGCACCGACCGCCACCCCGGCCCCCGCGCGGGGCGGGCGCGTCTCGCGGCTGTCGCAGCTCACCGTGCCCTCCATGCCGCAATCGGTGGCCTCCACCGCCGCCAAGTCCAGCTTCGTGCAGATCACGTCGAACGCGCTGGTGCCGCCGCCGCCGGTCGCGGTCAAGAAAGACCCCAAGCTCGCCAACAACTGGAAGGCCAAGTCGGCCGAGGAGCTCAGCGACGCCGAAGTGATCGCGATGCCGGACTCGGAGTACATGAACGAGAAGCAGATGGCGTTCTTCCGCCTGAAGCTGCAGGAACTCAAGCGCGGCATTCTCGAGAACGCGGGCGAAACGACCGAGCATCTGCGTGAAGACACGGTGGTCGTTCCAGACCCGGCGGATCGCGCGACCATCGAGGAAGAGCACGCGCTGGAACTGCGCACGCGCGACCGGGAGCGCAAGCTGCTCAAGAAGATCGAGCAGTCGATCCAGCGCATCGATGCCGGCGACTATGGCTATTGCGACGAGACCGGCGAGCCGATCGGCGTCGGCCGCCTGCTGGCCCGTCCGACGGCCACGCTGTCGCTCGAGGCGCAGCAGCGCCGCGAGCTCAAGCAGAAGATGTTCGGCGACTAGGAACATTCAACATTCGCTGAGTCCGATATGCCCAAGGAAGAACCCAGCCGCTTGCTGTCGAAGGTGGCGAAGTTCGTCCGCAATCCTCTCAAGGACTGGTCCGAACTCGACGCCGACGAGGCGTCGTCGCTCGAAAACGGCTACAGCCGCGAAATGCTCAAGGAGATGATCGAGCGACGGCAGCGCAACGACTTCGTGCGCCGCCGCGAGTTCGACATGCTGCGCAAGCTGCGCCAGCGGGAAGCCGCAGGCGGACGGGATCCGTCCGCCACGCCGTCGTCCTTCAATGTCAGCAGCACCTCCGGCAAGACCGAGGGACGCGCGCTCACGCTCAAGAAGATCGACGAGATCGAAGAGCAGATGTCGCAGCAATGGTGGAAGAGCCGCGGCCCCCAGCAGGCGCAGACATCGGGCGGCGATGCGGCGAATGCCGAAGGCCCGCGGATGGCGGAGCAGCATGCGCGTGCCTACGCCGACACCGTGCCGGGCGTGCCGCGGGTCGGCGCCGGGAACTCTGCGTTGCCGGGTGCGGGCGACGAAGGCGGCATCGAGGAGGCGGCGATCCGCTTTGCCCATGGCGACGATGCGGGCGCCGAGGCGATCCTGCTCCAGACGCTCGCGCCGGACAGCCCGAGCGCAGATCACGATGACAGCTGGCGCGCCCTGTTCGACCTGTATCGCGCGACCGGCGACGCCGAAAAATTCGAGGCCACGGCCACGCGCTATGCGCAGCGTACGAAACGCAGCGCGCCGGAGTGGATTTCGCTGCGCGCGCTGGCTGCCGGCGTGCAGGCCTCTGCGGCCGCAAGCGGCGAATCGAGGCCTGTGCCGGGCGGTGATGCCGACTGGTCGAGCCCGCCGCGGCTCACGCGGGAAGGCCTGATGGGCCTCACGCGCGCGCTCGGCGCGGCGGGTCCGTCCTGGAAGCTCGACTGGGGTTCGCTCGACGCCATCGAACCCGATGCCGCCGGGCCGCTGCGTGCGCTGTTCACCCATTGGGCCGATTCGGCGGTGCAACTGCGCTTTTCCGACGAGGACCGTCTGCTGAGGGTGCTCGCCGAAGCCACGCCCGCCAACGACCGGCGCACCGACGCCGTCTGGTGGCAGTTGCACATGGCGGCGCTGCGCGTGATGCATCGACCCGACGAATTCGAGCTGCTGGCGCTCAACTACTGCATCACCTACGAGGTGTCGCCGCCGCCGTGGGAAGACCCCAAGGGCGCGTACGCCACGCTCGAGGCGGCGCCGGCATCGACGTCTTCCGGCTTTTCGCGGGCCTCGCATGGCGCCGAGCCAGCCCCGGCCGCAGCCGCCGTCGGCCACGCCGTGCTCGTCGGCGAATTGACCGGCGAGTCGCTGACCACCTGGGAGCGGCTGGATGCCGAACTGGTCGAGGCGCTGTCGCCGACGATTTCCTGCGCGGCCCTGGTGCGTCTCGACTTCGCGGCTGCCGGGACGCTGCTGAACTGGGTCACGGCCCACAGCGCACGCGGCCGCCCGGTGCAGTTCGTCGATGCGCACCGGCTCATCGGGGCCTTTTTCGGCGTGATCGGCATTGCAGATCACGCCGGTGTGGCGGTGCGCCAGAACTGAACCCGGGCGTATTTTTCGCCTCGCGCGTCCTGCGTCCCTGAAGCGGCTGCGAAAGTCGGCCGGACCGTGCGGCGTTAAGCTTGCATCCCCGCAATCCGCCCTCACATCCGCTCGATGGAACAGTTTCACGGAACCACGATCATCAGCGTGCGCCGCAAGACCTCCGCTGGCGACCAGGTCGCGATCGGCGGCGATGGCCAGGTCACGCTCGGCAACATCGTCATCAAGGGCAGCGCGCGCAAGGTGCGCCGGCTCCATCACGGCAAGGTGCTGGCGGGTTTTGCCGGCGCCACGGCCGATGCCTTCACCCTGTTCGAGCGCTTCGAAGCCAAGCTCGAAAAGCACCAGGGCCACCTGGCGCGCGCGGCCATCGAACTCACCAAGGACTGGCGCACCGATCGCGTGCTGCGCCGCCTCGAAGCGATGCTGGCCGTGGCCGATGCGACCACCTCGCTGATCATCACCGGCAACGGCGACGTGCTGGAACCCGAGAACGGCATCATCGCGATCGGCTCCGGCGGCGCCTATGCCCAGGCCGCGGCCAAGGCCCTGCTCGATCACACCGAGCTGCCGGCCGACCAGATCGTCAAGAAGGCGCTCGAGATCGCGGGTGAACTCTGCATCTACACCAACATGCACCACACCATCGAATCGCTCTGACACCATGCCGATGACGCCCCAGGAAATCGTTTCCGAGCTCGACAACCACATCGTCGGCCAGCCCGATGCCAAGCGTGCGGTGGCGATCGCGCTGCGCAATCGCTGGCGCCGCCAGCAGGTCGACGACAAGCTGCGCGCCGAGATCACGCCCAAGAACATCCTCATGATCGGCCCGACGGGCGTGGGCAAGACCGAGATCGCGCGCCGGCTGGCGCGCCTGGCCGATGCGCCCTTCATCAAGGTCGAAGCCACCAAGTTCACCGAGGTGGGCTATGTCGGCAAGGATGTCGATTCGATCATCCGCGACCTGGCCGAGATCGCGGTCAAGCAGACGCGCGAGGGCGAAAGCGCCAAGGTGCGCATGCGCGCCGAAGACGCGGCCGAGGAGCGCATCCTCGACGTCCTGCTGCCGCCGGCGCGCACCGCCGAGGGCGCCGTGCACGACAGCGGCAACGCGACGCGCCAGGCCTTTCGCAAGAAGCTGCGCGAGCACGAGCTCGACGACAAGGAGATCGAGATCGATCTGGCCGAAGCGCGTGCGCCGCTCGAGATCATGGGCCCGGCCGGCATGGAGGAAATGACCGAGCAGTTGCGCGGCATGTTCGGCCAGCTCGGCCAGGCCAAGCGCAAGACGCGCAAGCTCAAGATCGCCGAGGCGATGCGCCTCCTGATCGACGAGGAGGCGGCCAAGCTGGTCAACGAGGACGAGATCCGCGCGCAGGCGATCCACAACGCCGAGCAGAACGGCATCGTCTTCATCGACGAGATCGACAAGGTCGCGACCCGCAGCGAAACGCAGGGCACGGATGTCTCGCGCCAGGGCGTGCAGCGCGATCTGCTGCCGCTGGTCGAAGGCACGGCGGTGAGCACCAAGTACGGCGTGGTGCGCACCGACCACATCCTCTTCATTGCCAGCGGCGCGTTCCATCTCAGCAAACCCAGCGACCTGATTCCCGAATTGCAGGGCCGGTTTCCGATCCGCGTCGAGCTGCAATCGCTGTCGGTGGCGGACTTCGAAAGCATCCTGACCCAGACGCGTGCGTCCCTGGTCAAGCAGTACCAGGCGCTGCTGGCCACCGAAGGCGTCACGCTCGAATTCACGCCCGAAGGCATCACGCGGCTGGCCAGCATCGCCTTCGAGGTCAACGAGCGCACCGAGAACATCGGTGCACGGCGGCTGTCCACCGTGATGGAGCGGCTGCTCGACGAAGTGAGCTTCGACGCGACCAAGCTCGGTGGGCAGACGGTGCACATCGATGCCGCGTACGTCGATGCGCGCCTCGAGGCACTAAGTCACGACGAAGACCTCTCCCGATTTATTCTCTAGGCTCGCCCCCAGGCTGCGCGCACTTCGTGTCGCTTCGCCCACCCCCTGCCGGGGGCGCAGCCAGCGGCCCGGCGAAGCCGGTCCCGCGGCTGCCCAAGAACTGGTGCGTGGCGCGGCTCGAACAATGAGCGGGTGATGATCCATCACATTCATTGCGTGAGCTAAGTACTTCATTTGCAACGAAATTCGGCATTCTTGCACTCGCAAAAATGCCGCTAAGTCGTTGATTCCATTACAAAAAATACCCGCGACGCACCCTTGCGCAGGAGGCGTTTCCTGCTACAGTGCAAAAAAGTGCAGTTAAGTGGGAAATAGTGTCGAGCGATGCCTTCGTCAAGGCATCCGGCCTCTCTCATCACCGGGGTTTCGTGGTCGTGTTTCAAGGCGCTTCATCGCTCAGTCTGGATGCCAAGGGGCGGCTTTCCGTGCCGACCCGGCATCGCGACGTCCTGAGCGCGACGGCGGCCGGACATCTCACCATCACCAAGCATCCCCACGGCTGCCTGATGGTGTTTCCGCGGCCCGAATGGGAGAAATTCCGCGAGCGCATCGCCGCGCTGCCGATGTCTGCCCAGTGGTGGAAGCGCGTCTTCCTGGGCAATGCGATGGACGTGGAAATGGACGGCACCGGCCGCGTGCTGGTGTCGCCCGAGCTGCGCGCCGCCGCCGGCATCACGCGCGACGTGCTGTTGCTGGGCATGGGCAACAACTTCGAGCTCTGGGACAAGGCGACCTACGAGGCCAAGGAGGCCGAGGCCACCCAGGGCGAGATGCCCGATGTGTTCCAGGACTTCTCGTTCTGAGGGCCGAAGTGGATCACCCATGGACCCACACGACCGTCTTGTTGAGGGAAGCGGTGGAAGCCCTCCTTGCCGACGCGTCGCCAGCTTCCGGGACGTACGTGGACGCGACCTTCGGGCGCGGCGGCCATGCGCGGGCCATCCTGGCGAGGCTGGGGCCGTCTGGCCGGCTGATCGCGTTCGACAAGGACGCGGAAGCGGTGGCCGAAGCAGCGCGCATCCAGGATGCGCGTTTTTCCATCCGGCATCAGGGCTTCAGGGATCTCGGGGAATTGCCGCCGGCCAGCGTGGCCGGCGTGCTGATGGATCTCGGCGTCAGCTCGCCCCAGATCGACAACCCCGCACGGGGTTTTTCTTTTCGTTTCGACGGCCCGCTCGACATGCGCATGGATACCACGCGCGGCGAGAGCGTGGCCGAGTGGCTGGCGACAGCCGAAGCACAGCAGATTGCGGAGGTGATTCGTGACTATGGCGAGGAACGGTTTGCTGTTCAGATTGCAAAGGCGATTGTTGCTCGCCGACAAGAACGGGGCGCAGTTTCAACCACCACCGAACTGGCCGAGCTCGTGGCTGGCACGGTCAAAACCCGCGAGCCGGGCCAGAACCCTGCAACGCGCACATTTCAGGCTTTTCGGATTTTCATCAACGCCGAGCTTGAAGAGCTGCAACAGGCGCTAGAAGCGAGTCTGGCCGTGTTGCAACCCCAGGGCCGGCTCGCAGTGATCAGCTTCCATTCGCTGGAGGATCGCATCGTGAAGCAGTTCATCGCGAAGCATTCGCGCCAGGTCTACGACCGGCGCGCGCCGTTCGCGGCGCCGCGGGCGATGAAGCTGCGCGCGCTGGGACGCATCAGGCCTTCGCAGGCCGAGGTGGACGGCAACCCGCGCGCGCGCAGTGCGATCCTGCGCGTCGCCGAGCGCACGGCGGAGCACTGACCGGGATGGCGCGCCTCAACTTCCTGCTGCTGATCGCCGTGCTGGGCTCGGCGATCTACCTCGTGCACACGCAGTACCTGTCGCGCCAGCTCTTCACCGAGTTCCACCGCGTCGAGCTCGAAGCCCGCCGGCTGGAGCTCGACCGCGATCGCCTGGAAGTCGAGAAGCGCGCCCAGGCCACGCCGCTGCGCGTCGAGAAGCTGGCCAAGGAGCAGCTCAAGATGCGCACGACCACGCCGGCCATCACGCAGTACGTGCGCCAGGACGGGACCGTGATCCCGGCAGTGGCCGCTGCGCCCGCGGCCTCCGCGCCCCGGCCTGTGCCCAAGCTGGCGCCGAAGGGGCGTCAATGACCCGTCGCAGCCGCAGCGTGCAATACACGACCAGCCCCTTGCTTGCCAGCAAGACGCCGGTGTGGCGCAGCAAGTTCATCGTTGCCGGCATCGCGCTCGGCTTCCTGGCGCTGGCCGGCCGCGCGGCCTATGTGCAGGTGTTCGGCAATGCCTTCTTCCAGCGCCAGGGCGAAGTGCGTTTCACGCGCACGCTGGAACTGCCCGCCAACCGCGGCCGCATCCTCGATCGCAACGGCCTCTTGCTGGCGTCCAGCGTGGTCGCGCCGAGCATCTGGGCCATCCCCGAGGACATCGAGCGCGACGATCCCGAGGTCAAGGCCAAGCTCAGGCAGGTGGCACAGCTGCTGGGCATGGCGCAGAAGGACTTCGACAGGAAGCTCGAGGACGAGGACCGAACCTTCGTCTGGATCCGGCGCCAGGTCGACGAGCCGATCGCCAAGCAGATCGCTGCGCTCAACATCAAGGGCATCTACCAGCGCAAGGAATACAAGCGCCAGTATCCGGAAGGCGAGGCCGCGGCCCATGTGGTCGGCTTCACCAATGTCGAGGACAACGGCCAGGAAGGCATCGAACTCGCATTCAACAAGGAGCTGGCCGGCAAGGCCGGTTCGCGCCGCGTGATCAAGGACCGCCTCGGCCGCGTGGTCGAAGGCGTCGGCGAGCAGGTGCCGCCGGCCGAAGGCCGGGACATCCAGCTCAGCGTCGACAGCAAGGTGCAGTTCTTCGCCTACCAGAAGCTGCGCGATGCCGTGACCGCCCACAAGGCCCGGGCCGGCAGCGTGGTCGTGCTCGACGCCATCACCGGCGAAGTGCTGGCGCTGGCCAACTACCCGAGCTACGTGCCCGACAAGCGGCAGAACCTCACCGGCGAACAGCTGCGCAACCGCGCGCTGACCGACACCTTCGAGCCCGGCTCGACCATGAAGCCGATCACCATCGGCATGGCGCTCGAGGCCGGCCGCGTGAAGCCGTCGACCCTGGTCGACACCTCGCCCGGCCGCTTCCAGATCGGCGGCTTCACCATCAGCGACACGCACAACTACGGCATGCTGACGGTCGAGGGCGTGATCCAGAAATCCAGCAACATCGGCGCGCTCAAGATCGCGCAGAAGATGACGCCGCGCGAGATGTGGGACACCTATACCGCGCTCGGCTACGGCCAGAAGCCGCAGATCCAGTTCCCCGGCGCGGTGACCGGGCGCCTGCGGCCCTGGAAGAACTGGCGGCCGGTCGAGCAGGCGACCATGGCCTACGGCTACGGCCTCTCGGCCTCGCTGTTCCAGATGGCGCATTCGTACACCTCGTTCGCGCACGACGGCGACATCATCCCGGTCACCATCCTCAAGAGCCCGGAGCCGGCCGTCGGCGTGAAGGTGTTCTCGGCGCAGAACGCGCTGGCCGTGCGCAAGATGCTGCAGATGGCTGCAGGCCCCGGCGGCACGGGGCCGCTGGCGCAAACCATCGGCTATTCGGTCGGCGGCAAGTCGGGCACGGCGCACAAGCAGGAAGGCCGCGGCTACGCGGGCCATAAATACCGTTCCTGGTTCACGGGCATGGCGCCGATCGAGAAGCCGCGCATCATCGTCGCGGTGATGATCGATGAGCCGAGCGACGGCCAGTATTTCGGCGGCATCGTGGCCGCGCCCGTGTTCAGCGAAGTCGTGCAGCAGACGCTGCGCATGATGAACGTGCCGCCCGACCTGGCCGTCAAGCCGCTGGTGGTGACCAGCGGCGTGGAGGAGAGCTTCTGATGCTGGCGCTCCACACTCCCGACGAAGCCGCGCGCTGGCTCAAGTCGCGCGTGCGCGGCGTGCTGCATGCCGACAGCCGGCCGGTGGCCGCGGGCGACGGCTTCATCGCCTGGCCGGGCGCGGCGACCGACGGCCGCCGCCATGTCGCGGCCGCGCTGGCGCAGGGCGCCGCGGCCTGCCTGGTCGAGCGCGAGGGCGTCGAGCCGTTCGGCCTCGACGGCGATGCGATCGCCGGCTATGCGGGCCTGAAGGCCGCGACCGGCCCCATCGCCGCCGCGTACCACGACATGCCTTCCGAACGGCTCGATGTGCTCGCCGTCACCGGCACCAATGGCAAGACCTCCACCGCATGGTGGCTGGGCCAGGCGCTGTCGAACGCGGCCAGGCCGGGGACCGGCCCCTGCGGCGTGATCGGCACGCTCGGCATCGGCGTGCCGCCGGAGCTCAGCTACACCGGCCTCACCACGCCCGATCCGGTGATGCTGCAGCGCGAGCTGCGCAGCTTCGCCGATCGCGGCTTCGGCGCTTGCGCGATCGAGGCGTCGTCGATCGGCATCGCCGAACGCCGCCTCGACGGCACGCGCATCGCCCTCGCGGTGTTCACCAATTTCACGCAGGACCATCTCGACTACCACGGCAGCATGGACGCCTACTGGCAGGCCAAGGCCGAGCTGTTCCGCTGGCCCGGCCTGCGCGCCGCGGTGGTCAACATCGACGACGTGCATGGCGCCTCGCTGGTGGCGAGCCTGATGGAAAAGGGCGTCGGCGCGCTCGACGTCTGGACCGTGTCGGCCAGCGGCGCGCCGGCCCGGCTCGCGGCCGAGGACATCGGCTACGACGCGCAGGGCCTGCAGTTCTCGGTGGTGGAGCGGGGCGCCGCGCGCCAGCGCCTGTCGACGCAGCTGATCGGCCAGTACAACGTCGCCAACCTGCTGGGCGTGCTGGGCACGCTGCGCGCGCTCGGCCTGTCGCTCGAAGACGCGGTGCAGGCTTGCGGCCGGCTCGACAGCGTGCCCGGCCGCATGGAGCGCATCAGCGTGCCGGGCCAGCCGCTGGCCGTGGTCGACTATGCGCACACGCCCGACGCGCTCGACAAGGCGCTTGCCGGCCTGCGGCCGTTGGCGCAGCAGCGCGGCGGCCTGCTGTGGTGCGTCTTCGGCTGCGGCGGCGACCGCGACACGGCCAAGCGGCCCATGATGGCCGCGGTGGCCGAGAAGCAGGCCGATCGCGTGGTCGTCACCAGCGACAACCCGCGCAGCGAGACACCGTCGGCGATCGTCAGCCAGATCCTGCTCGGCCTGGCGAGCCCCGAGGCCGCGCAGGTCGAGCCCGATCGTGCGAAGGCGATCGCCGACACGCTGGCGCAGGCGGCGCCCGAGGACGTGGTGCTGCTCGCCGGCAAAGGCCACGAGGCGTGGCAGGAGATCGCCGGCGAACGCATCGCCTTTTCGGATCGCACGCATGCGATCGATGCACTGACGCGAAGGACAGCTGGATGAACGACGCGCTCGCGACCGCGCCGATGATGACCCTGGGTCAGGCCCTGCCGTGGATTCCCGGCGCACGCCTGGTCGGCGGCGCTGCCACGCCGATCCTGCGCGTGCACACCGACACGCGCACGCTCGCGCCCGGCGACCTGTTCGTGGCGCTGAAGGGCGAACGCTTCGATGCCAACGCCTACCTCGACGACGCCCGCACGCGCGGCGCGGCCGCGGCGATCGCGCACGGCGGCCTCGAAGCCGCGGGCCTCGCGGGCCTCGAAGTGCCCGACACGCTGGCCGCGCTCGGCGCGCTGGCCACCGGCTGGCGTTCGCAGTTCGAGCTGCCGATGGTGGCCGTCACCGGCAGCAACGGCAAGACCACCGTCACGCAGATGATCGCGGCGATCCTGCGCGTGGCCTGCGGCGACCGCGCACTCGCCACCGCGGGCAACTTCAACAACGAGATCGGCGTGCCGCTGACGCTGCTGCGGCTGCGTGCGCACCACCAGCTGGCCGTGGTCGAGCTGGGCATGAACCATCCGGGCGAGATCGCGCGTCTGGCCGCGATGGCGCGCCCCTCCATCGCGCTGGTGAACAACGCGCAGCGCGAGCACCAGGAATTCATGGCCAGCGTCGAGGCCGTGGCGCGCGAGAACGGCGCGGCCTTCATCACGCTGCCCGGCAACGGCACCGCGGTGTTCCCCTATGGCGACGAATTCACGCCGCTGTGGGACGAACTCGCGCACAAGGGCGCGCCGCGCCGCTGCCTGACCTTCGGCGAACATGCCGATGCGGACATCACGCTGCTGGCGGCCGACTGGCAGCGCGGCGCCTGGCAGTTCGAAGCCCGCACGCCGGTCGGCGATCTGCGCTGCGCGCTGCGCATCGCCGGCCGCCACAACGTGGTCAACGCGCTGGCGGCGATCGCCTGTTCGCTCGCCAGCGGCGTGTCGCTCGACAAGATCGCCGAAGGGCTGGCCGCGTTCGAGCCGGTCAAGGGACGTTCGCGCGCCGCCGAGCTGCTGCTGCCGGGCGGCCGCGCGATCACGCTGATCGACGACAGCTACAACGCCAATCCCGACTCGGTGCGTGCCGCCATCGACGTGCTCGCCAGCCTGCCCGGTCCGCGCGTGCTGGTGCTGGGCGACATGGGCGAGGTCGGCGACCGCGGTCCGCAGTTCCATGCCGAGGTCGGCGCCTGGGCGCGC from Variovorax sp. PBL-E5 includes the following:
- the mraZ gene encoding division/cell wall cluster transcriptional repressor MraZ → MFQGASSLSLDAKGRLSVPTRHRDVLSATAAGHLTITKHPHGCLMVFPRPEWEKFRERIAALPMSAQWWKRVFLGNAMDVEMDGTGRVLVSPELRAAAGITRDVLLLGMGNNFELWDKATYEAKEAEATQGEMPDVFQDFSF
- a CDS encoding peptidoglycan D,D-transpeptidase FtsI family protein, encoding MTRRSRSVQYTTSPLLASKTPVWRSKFIVAGIALGFLALAGRAAYVQVFGNAFFQRQGEVRFTRTLELPANRGRILDRNGLLLASSVVAPSIWAIPEDIERDDPEVKAKLRQVAQLLGMAQKDFDRKLEDEDRTFVWIRRQVDEPIAKQIAALNIKGIYQRKEYKRQYPEGEAAAHVVGFTNVEDNGQEGIELAFNKELAGKAGSRRVIKDRLGRVVEGVGEQVPPAEGRDIQLSVDSKVQFFAYQKLRDAVTAHKARAGSVVVLDAITGEVLALANYPSYVPDKRQNLTGEQLRNRALTDTFEPGSTMKPITIGMALEAGRVKPSTLVDTSPGRFQIGGFTISDTHNYGMLTVEGVIQKSSNIGALKIAQKMTPREMWDTYTALGYGQKPQIQFPGAVTGRLRPWKNWRPVEQATMAYGYGLSASLFQMAHSYTSFAHDGDIIPVTILKSPEPAVGVKVFSAQNALAVRKMLQMAAGPGGTGPLAQTIGYSVGGKSGTAHKQEGRGYAGHKYRSWFTGMAPIEKPRIIVAVMIDEPSDGQYFGGIVAAPVFSEVVQQTLRMMNVPPDLAVKPLVVTSGVEESF
- the hslU gene encoding ATP-dependent protease ATPase subunit HslU, whose translation is MPMTPQEIVSELDNHIVGQPDAKRAVAIALRNRWRRQQVDDKLRAEITPKNILMIGPTGVGKTEIARRLARLADAPFIKVEATKFTEVGYVGKDVDSIIRDLAEIAVKQTREGESAKVRMRAEDAAEERILDVLLPPARTAEGAVHDSGNATRQAFRKKLREHELDDKEIEIDLAEARAPLEIMGPAGMEEMTEQLRGMFGQLGQAKRKTRKLKIAEAMRLLIDEEAAKLVNEDEIRAQAIHNAEQNGIVFIDEIDKVATRSETQGTDVSRQGVQRDLLPLVEGTAVSTKYGVVRTDHILFIASGAFHLSKPSDLIPELQGRFPIRVELQSLSVADFESILTQTRASLVKQYQALLATEGVTLEFTPEGITRLASIAFEVNERTENIGARRLSTVMERLLDEVSFDATKLGGQTVHIDAAYVDARLEALSHDEDLSRFIL
- the ftsL gene encoding cell division protein FtsL — its product is MARLNFLLLIAVLGSAIYLVHTQYLSRQLFTEFHRVELEARRLELDRDRLEVEKRAQATPLRVEKLAKEQLKMRTTTPAITQYVRQDGTVIPAVAAAPAASAPRPVPKLAPKGRQ
- the dksA gene encoding RNA polymerase-binding protein DksA, yielding MKKPAAKPKPAAKPAVKKTPAAKQAAPAAKKVSAAKSAKPAAPSKAPAKSKTVGASAPSSKPADPRAAPPAPPTPMKKTAAASASSSATATPSISAPTATPAPARGGRVSRLSQLTVPSMPQSVASTAAKSSFVQITSNALVPPPPVAVKKDPKLANNWKAKSAEELSDAEVIAMPDSEYMNEKQMAFFRLKLQELKRGILENAGETTEHLREDTVVVPDPADRATIEEEHALELRTRDRERKLLKKIEQSIQRIDAGDYGYCDETGEPIGVGRLLARPTATLSLEAQQRRELKQKMFGD
- a CDS encoding UDP-N-acetylmuramoyl-L-alanyl-D-glutamate--2,6-diaminopimelate ligase, with protein sequence MLALHTPDEAARWLKSRVRGVLHADSRPVAAGDGFIAWPGAATDGRRHVAAALAQGAAACLVEREGVEPFGLDGDAIAGYAGLKAATGPIAAAYHDMPSERLDVLAVTGTNGKTSTAWWLGQALSNAARPGTGPCGVIGTLGIGVPPELSYTGLTTPDPVMLQRELRSFADRGFGACAIEASSIGIAERRLDGTRIALAVFTNFTQDHLDYHGSMDAYWQAKAELFRWPGLRAAVVNIDDVHGASLVASLMEKGVGALDVWTVSASGAPARLAAEDIGYDAQGLQFSVVERGAARQRLSTQLIGQYNVANLLGVLGTLRALGLSLEDAVQACGRLDSVPGRMERISVPGQPLAVVDYAHTPDALDKALAGLRPLAQQRGGLLWCVFGCGGDRDTAKRPMMAAVAEKQADRVVVTSDNPRSETPSAIVSQILLGLASPEAAQVEPDRAKAIADTLAQAAPEDVVLLAGKGHEAWQEIAGERIAFSDRTHAIDALTRRTAG
- the hslV gene encoding ATP-dependent protease subunit HslV translates to MEQFHGTTIISVRRKTSAGDQVAIGGDGQVTLGNIVIKGSARKVRRLHHGKVLAGFAGATADAFTLFERFEAKLEKHQGHLARAAIELTKDWRTDRVLRRLEAMLAVADATTSLIITGNGDVLEPENGIIAIGSGGAYAQAAAKALLDHTELPADQIVKKALEIAGELCIYTNMHHTIESL
- a CDS encoding UDP-N-acetylmuramoyl-tripeptide--D-alanyl-D-alanine ligase encodes the protein MNDALATAPMMTLGQALPWIPGARLVGGAATPILRVHTDTRTLAPGDLFVALKGERFDANAYLDDARTRGAAAAIAHGGLEAAGLAGLEVPDTLAALGALATGWRSQFELPMVAVTGSNGKTTVTQMIAAILRVACGDRALATAGNFNNEIGVPLTLLRLRAHHQLAVVELGMNHPGEIARLAAMARPSIALVNNAQREHQEFMASVEAVARENGAAFITLPGNGTAVFPYGDEFTPLWDELAHKGAPRRCLTFGEHADADITLLAADWQRGAWQFEARTPVGDLRCALRIAGRHNVVNALAAIACSLASGVSLDKIAEGLAAFEPVKGRSRAAELLLPGGRAITLIDDSYNANPDSVRAAIDVLASLPGPRVLVLGDMGEVGDRGPQFHAEVGAWARERGIETLFALGQESAHSIAAFRASADSRVAEGRHFDDIETLKDAVLARLPETASVLVKGSRFMRMERVVQTIAAAGTPRQQQQNKEAGHVE
- a CDS encoding STAS domain-containing protein → MPKEEPSRLLSKVAKFVRNPLKDWSELDADEASSLENGYSREMLKEMIERRQRNDFVRRREFDMLRKLRQREAAGGRDPSATPSSFNVSSTSGKTEGRALTLKKIDEIEEQMSQQWWKSRGPQQAQTSGGDAANAEGPRMAEQHARAYADTVPGVPRVGAGNSALPGAGDEGGIEEAAIRFAHGDDAGAEAILLQTLAPDSPSADHDDSWRALFDLYRATGDAEKFEATATRYAQRTKRSAPEWISLRALAAGVQASAAASGESRPVPGGDADWSSPPRLTREGLMGLTRALGAAGPSWKLDWGSLDAIEPDAAGPLRALFTHWADSAVQLRFSDEDRLLRVLAEATPANDRRTDAVWWQLHMAALRVMHRPDEFELLALNYCITYEVSPPPWEDPKGAYATLEAAPASTSSGFSRASHGAEPAPAAAAVGHAVLVGELTGESLTTWERLDAELVEALSPTISCAALVRLDFAAAGTLLNWVTAHSARGRPVQFVDAHRLIGAFFGVIGIADHAGVAVRQN
- the rsmH gene encoding 16S rRNA (cytosine(1402)-N(4))-methyltransferase RsmH, whose translation is MDHPWTHTTVLLREAVEALLADASPASGTYVDATFGRGGHARAILARLGPSGRLIAFDKDAEAVAEAARIQDARFSIRHQGFRDLGELPPASVAGVLMDLGVSSPQIDNPARGFSFRFDGPLDMRMDTTRGESVAEWLATAEAQQIAEVIRDYGEERFAVQIAKAIVARRQERGAVSTTTELAELVAGTVKTREPGQNPATRTFQAFRIFINAELEELQQALEASLAVLQPQGRLAVISFHSLEDRIVKQFIAKHSRQVYDRRAPFAAPRAMKLRALGRIRPSQAEVDGNPRARSAILRVAERTAEH